The Daphnia pulex isolate KAP4 chromosome 3, ASM2113471v1 genome includes a region encoding these proteins:
- the LOC124190550 gene encoding intersectin-1-like isoform X4: MSKPVLPNMDPFVILPQEKARYVEQFNSLKPAGGFVSGDQAKGFLLQSQLPPVILGHIWELADINSDGKLDFTEFSIACKLINAKLRGFDIPKVLPPNLKNSASAGVASSAGTPPSSMMGAPLVPLGMVSTGAVPPMTMHSAAPVLAAGPQPTNQPLVQPMMQPLMQPMMQPVMQPVMQPMMQNMMQPTMQPAMQPSMQPTMQPTMQPMMQPMMQPMMQPMMQPMVQPIISSNLPLLMQGAGSPVGLPLMATNMQSPTGMISPPSANAAAVIGSGFPTSAASFDGSKPSTPDSSKTVVRAPSVASRESSTEWAVPHSSKLKYAQVFNSHDRGKTGFLTGVQARGILVQTQLPQHLLARIWGLSDIDMDGRLSCDEFVLAMHLCDVVRAGDKLPDTLPQELVPPTFRRPSLVNAASGSLTSPKGPSTPESNVQGLIATSPPPTDDMKMMSPVSFEDKRKENFDKGQAELDKRRKALAEQQRREQEERERKEREEYERKEKLRLEQERRQQAELEKKLAKQREIEMEKEEQRRKMLEQREAARKEMERQRQLEWQKQRLQELLQQRQKEQEKVALLRANHQRLQTELSVLDDRVMELSSKIIETRTGVAETKNTIDGMRTTRDTQMAQLSTLKTQLREQNQRLLTVSQEKVRLEAKNRMNAATTPNANEAETIQNTTARQIALNQTKEKLDALTEELNSKLEDSENNNAQLSSLRTEMSMLARTCQETHKSYLKKREEVLLLRATGGKQQSWSNDSWSDSTNSWPVSAGTTPAIVDNSSKSGLTRYRALYEFVARNGDEISFQPGDIIMVTESLSNEPGWLSGEVRGHVGWFPEAYVEKMDQAGWSDAGGTVAVSSIDSPMAGAKRHPLEGIQELPENVSDNGSIADAGAAVSLALEAAHSAFMPVTTKVSEESSSPILGQGEIVDNLKAEAIYVWQGKKDNHLSFNKGDVILVREQQDLWWFGQCNDRSGWFPKSFVSLFHTDTAPQSPKAVISAQNSKGLEENYYIAMYPYESNEPGDLSFVAGEMVTIIKKDGDWWTGTIGARTGVFPSNYVQKAELQYEAAADSEVEAASAAADAAAAAAVAKTVAPAVKTTTQADSKRPNTAPIDSEFESSVSGIPRAASAASSGAPSPSNMGRGSKKPEIATVIAPYSATSSEQLSLQRGQLIMIRKKSASGWWEGELQAKGRKRQLGWFPASYVKVLSSSGGSSRTTPVPAEMEDEMPQIPPAAPTETEISAAFEVNNGSALDQVVALFPYTAQNEDELSFLQGDVLIIIDREDPAWWRGELKGQTGLFPSNYVEVMGSLAASAALGAAASSASSNITSTSTSQWATMRKAETADLSSLSPTEQKRQIVIQELMNTEENYMEDMSIVNEVFQKPMVESGVVKLEDVETIFVNWKDIIACNNTFLRALRIRKKMSPGGIVQAVGDILVDCLPHMSPYIRFCSRQLNAAALIQRRHESVPEFRALLKKCQLHPKVKGMPLTSFLLKPMQRITKYPLLIKKILESTDESHPDRLLLDEALVKAEELCNQVNEGVREQENSDRLEWLQRRVQIEGLDEQLVFNSITNMLGPRKLIHFGPLKKIKSNKELLAFVFNDFLMFTTVNKPLASINLQFLFDKKSSVALKMYRKPIFLREMTVVPGENHPADGGNENDTVPTRFTIQDTNCKLLLTSTSSAERILWLRKLEEARKHCLLTERAVLQRQRSKQNEGNVCGRLLVLVMEAENLQASSETGKSDTFCEVYLGSQEHRTKVVPKSLNPKWNASMQFLVKDLQQDVLCVTVLDRDYFSPNEFLGRTEIRIADVLQDSKIYRGPLIKRLPLYEVESGEIVLKLDLQLFNRR; encoded by the exons A TGTCAAAACCTGTGTTGCCGAACATGGATCCGTTCGTCATTTTACCACAAGAAAAAGCTCGTTATGTAGAACAATTCAACTCATTGAAACCGGCTGGTGGATTTGTTAGCGGCGACCAAGCCAAAGGGTTTCTTTTGCAATCTCAACTCCCACCTGTAATCCTGGGACATATTTG GGAACTTGCTGACATAAATTCTGATGGCAAGCTTGATTTCACTGAATTTAGCATTGCTTGCAAGTTGATAAATGCTAAACTTCGAGGATTTGATATTCCAAAAGTCTTGCCacccaatttgaaaaattctgctTCTGCTGGTGTTG CTTCATCTGCTGGAACTCCTCCTTCATCTATGATGGGTGCTCCACTAGTCCCACTTGGAATGGTTTCAACTGGAGCAGTCCCTCCCATGACCATGCATTCAGCTGCACCAGTTCTGGCTGCAGGGCCCCAGCCAACCAATCAACCTTTGGTTCAGCCTATGATGCAGCCATTGATGCAACCAATGATGCAGCCAGTAATGCAGCCAGTAATGCAGCCCATGATGCAGAATATGATGCAGCCAACGATGCAGCCCGCTATGCAGCCCTCTATGCAACCCACGATGCAACCCACGATGCAGCCCATGATGCAGCCCATGATGCAGCCTATGATGCAGCCTATGATGCAACCCATGGTGCAGCCAATAATATCATCAAATCTTCCACTACTTATGCAAGGCGCAGGGTCTCCTGTTGGTTTACCTTTAATGGCAACCAATATGCAAAGTCCAACTGGAATGATTTCACCTCCTTCGGCTAATGCCGCTGCTGTTATTGGATCAGGATTTCCCACTTCGGCAGCAAGTTTCGACGGTTCGAAGCCAAGTACTCCTGACTCGTCAAAAACAGTGGTTCGGGCTCCATCAGTCGCTAGCAGAGAGTC GTCAACTGAATGGGCAGTTCCGCATTCCTCAAAGTTGAAGTATGCCCAAGTTTTTAATAGTCATGATCGAGGAAAAACGGGCTTCTTGACAGGTGTTCAAGCTCGTGGAATTCTAGTTCAAACTCAGCTGCCACAGCATTTATTGGCCCGCATCTG GGGATTGTCGGACATTGATATGGATGGGCGCTTGTCGTGCGACGAGTTCGTATTAGCTATGCATTTATGCGACGTTGTACGAGCTGGAGATAAATTGCCAGATACATTACCGCAAGAACTCGTGCCGCCAACGTTTCGTCGTCCTAGTTTAGTGAATGCGGCATCCGGTTCGCTAACCAGTCCAAAAGGACCATCAACACCCGAGTCCAATGTACAAGGTTTGATCGCCACGTCACCACCACCTACCGACGACATGAAAATGATGTCTCCAGTTTCTTTCGAAGACAAGCGAAAAGAGAATTTCGATAAAG GGCAAGCTGAGcttgataaaagaagaaaagctttGGCTGAACAGCAGCGTCGTGagcaagaagaaagagagagaaaggagcgcgaagaatatgaaagaaaagagaagttgCGGCTGGAACAAGAACGCCGCCAACAAGCCGAACTGGAGAAGAAGTTGGCCAAACAACGCGAAATAGAAATG gaaaaagaagagcagcGTCGTAAAATGTTGGAGCAGCGCGAAGCCGCAAGAAAAGAGATGGAAAGGCAAAGGCAGTTGGAGTGGCAGAAACAGAGACTTCAAGAACTTCTACAGCAGAGGCAAAAAGAGCAGGAAAAAGTGGCGCTACTTCGGGCGAACCACCAACGTCTTCAGACGGAACTCTCTGTTCTG gatgACAGAGTAATGGAATTATCTTCCAAGATAATTGAAACTCGAACAGGCGTTGCCGAGACTAAGAATACAATCGACGGGATGCGTACTACTCGTGACACACAAATGGCTCAACTTTCGACACTAAAGACGCAGCTTCGTGAGCAAAATCAACGTCTTCTTACTGTTAGCCAAGAGAAAGTAAGGTTGGAAGCTAAAAATCGAATGAATGCAGCCACTACACCTAACGCCA ATGAAGCTGAAACGATACAGAATACTACTGCTCGTCAAATTGCGTTGAATCAGACAAAAGAGAAGCTCGATGCATTAACAGAAGAG CTGAATAGTAAGCTTGAAGATTCTGAAAATAACAACGCCCAATTAAGCAGTTTGAGAACGGAGATGTCCATGCTAGCTCGTACCTGCCAAGAAACTCACAAGTCATATCTTAAGAAGCGAGAGGAAGTTCTACTATTGCGTGCCACGGGTGGCAAGCAACAGTCTTGGAGTAACGATTCCTGGTCTGATTCAACTAATAGTTGGCCAGTTAGTGCAGGAACAACTCCTGCCATAGTAGACAACAGTTCCAAGTCAGGTCTCACTCGTTATCGGGCATTGTATGAGTTCGTGGCCCGTAATGGAGACGAAATCTCTTTCCAACCGGGCGATATAATCATG GTAACGGAGTCACTTTCAAACGAACCTGGTTGGCTGAGCGGTGAAGTGCGAGGCCATGTCGGTTGGTTCCCAGAGGCCTATGTGGAGAAAATGGATCAAGCAGGATGGTCAGATGCTGGTGGTACTGTAGCTGTCAGTAGTATTGATAGTCCCATGGCTGGAGCAAAACGACATCCCCTGGAAGGTATTCAGGAACTGCCAGAAAATGTCAGTGACAACGGATCCATCGCGGATGCGGGTGCAGCTGTATCTTTGGCATTAGAGGCGGCTCATTCCGCTTTTATGCCAGTTACAACTAAAGTATCGGAAGAATCATCTTCTCCCATCCTTGGCCAA GGAGAAATCGTCGATAATTTGAAAGCGGAAGCCATTTACGTTTGGCAAGGCAAAAAGGACAACCATCTCTCCTTCAACAAAGGAGACGTTATTCTTGTTCGCGAACAGCAAGACCTTTGGTGGTTTGGCCAGTGTAATGACCGAAGTGGTTGGTTCCCCAAGTCATTTGTTTCACTCTTCCACACCGATACTGCCCCACAATCTCCAAAGGCAGTTATTTCTGCGCAAAATAGCAAAG GTTTAGAAGAAAATTACTACATTGCTATGTACCCATACGAATCGAACGAGCCTGGAGATTTATCTTTCGTGGCTGGCGAAATGGTGACCATCATTAAAAAGGACGGAGACTGGTGGACTGGAACTATTGGAGCTCGAACCGGTGTGTTCCCTTCCAACTACGTGCAAAAAGCTGAGCTTCAATATGAAGCGGCAGCTGATTCCGAAGTTGAAGCTGCCTCAGCCGCTGCTGATGCTGCCGCGGCCGCTGCTGTTGCCAAAACAGTTGCTCCGGCAGTGAAGACAACGACTCAAGCAGATTCCAAGCGGCCTAATACTGCTCCAATCGATAGCGAATTTGAG TCGTCTGTTAGTGGAATTCCTCGAGCCGCTTCCGCAGCTTCTAGCGGTGCACCTTCACCTTCTAATATG GGACGGGGAAGCAAAAAGCCTGAAATTGCCACAGTAATAGCCCCTTACTCGGCAACTAGTAGTGAGCAGCTATCGCTACAACGAGGACAACTTATCATGATCCGGAAAAAATCTGCTTCTGGTTGGTGGGAAGGTGAACTTCAG GCAAAAGGTCGAAAACGTCAGTTAGGATGGTTCCCAGCGTCGTACGTTAAAGTATTGAGTAGTTCGGGAGGCAGTAGCCGCACTACACCTGTGCCCGCCGAAATGGAGGATGAAATGCCGCAAATCCCTCCTGCCGCTCCAACTGAAACTGAAATTAGCGCAGCGTTTGAAGTCAATAATGGTTCTGCGTTAG ATCAAGTAGTAGCTCTGTTTCCATATACTGCCCAAAACGAAGATGAACTGAGCTTCCTTCAAGGCGATGTCCTGATTATAATTGATCGTGAAGACCCGGCTTGGTGGCGTGGGGAATTAAAGGGCCAG ACCGGACTCTTCCCGTCTAACTATGTGGAAGTCATGGGTAGTTTGGCTGCCTCAGCAGCTCTTGGAGCAGCAGCTAGTTCTGCTAGTTCCAACATCACTTCCACCTCTACTTCTCAGT GGGCGACAATGAGGAAGGCCGAAACTGCAGACCTTTCCAGTCTTTCTCCTACTGAGCAAAAGCGACAGATTGTCATTCAAGAACTAATGAACACAGAGGAAAACTATATGGAGGACATGTCAATCGTCAATGAA GTGTTCCAAAAACCGATGGTAGAATCGGGTGTCGTCAAGTTGGAAGACGTTGAAACAATTTTCGTTAACTGGAAGGATATTATCGCTTGTAATAATACTTTCTTAAG GGCACTTCGTATCAGGAAGAAAATGAGTCCTGGCGGAATAGTTCAAGCCGTCGGTGATATTCTGGTCGATTGT CTTCCGCACATGTCGCCTTACATTCGTTTCTGCAGTAGGCAGCTTAACGCTGCCGCTCTAATTCAGCGACGCCACGAAAGTGTTCCAGAATTTCGCGCTCTATTGAAAAAATGCCAACTGCATCCAAAAGTGAAAGGGATGCCGTTAACATCGTTTTTGCTAAAGCCCATGCAGAGGATTACCAAATATCCCCTGTTGATCAAAAAG ATTTTAGAATCGACAGATGAAAGTCATCCTGATAGATTGTTGTTGGATGAAGCTCTTGTAAAGGCCGAAGAACTTTGTAATCAG GTAAACGAAGGCGTAAGGGAGCAAGAAAATTCAGATCGACTGGAATGGTTACAGCGAAGGGTTCAAATTGAAGGGTTAGACGAACAGCTTGTTTTTAACTCCATTACAAACATGCTGGGTCCTCGCAAACTCATCCATTTTGgtcctttaaaaaaa ATCAAAAGCAACAAGGAACTGCTGGCCTTCGTGTTCAATGATTTTCTAATGTTCACTACCGTCAACAAACCTTTAGCATCCATCAatcttcagtttctttttgataaGAAATCGAGTGTGGCGTTGAAGATGTACAGAAAG CCTATATTTCTCAGAGAAATGACAGTGGTGCCAGGGGAAAACCATCCCGCCGATGGTGGTAATGAAAATGACACAGTGCCGACGCGCTTCACCATTCAAGACACGAATTGTAAGTTGTTGCTGACGTCCACCAGTTCGGCCGAACGGATTCTGTGGTTGCGGAAACTAGAGGAAGCACGAAAACACTGCTTGCTGACGGAGCGAGCTGTCCTACAACGCCAAAGATCAA AACAAAATGAAGGCAATGTTTGCGGACGATTGCTGGTTTTGGTCATGGAAGCTGAAAATCTACAGGCCAGTTCGGAAACGG GAAAAAGCGACACTTTCTGTGAAGTCTATCTTGGATCGCAAGAACATCGAACCAAAGTGGTGCCTAAATCTCTCAACCCCAAGTGGAATGCGTCGATGCAGTTTTTAGTGAAAGACCTTCAGCAGGATGTCCTTTGTGTCACCGTGTTAGACCGCGATTACTTCTCACCAAACG AATTTCTGGGACGAACCGAGATTCGCATTGCTGATGTGCTGCAGGATTCAAAAATATATCGCGGCCCGCTCATCAAGCGGCTGCCTTTGTATGAGGTGGAATCGGGAGAAATCGTCCTCAAACTCGACCTTCAACTATTTAACCGCCGTTGA
- the LOC124190550 gene encoding intersectin-1-like isoform X3, translated as MSKPVLPNMDPFVILPQEKARYVEQFNSLKPAGGFVSGDQAKGFLLQSQLPPVILGHIWELADINSDGKLDFTEFSIACKLINAKLRGFDIPKVLPPNLKNSASAGVASSAGTPPSSMMGAPLVPLGMVSTGAVPPMTMHSAAPVLAAGPQPTNQPLVQPMMQPVMQPMMQNMMQPTMQPAMQPSMQPTMQPTMQPMMQPMMQPMMQPMMQPMVQPIISSNLPLLMQGAGSPVGLPLMATNMQSPTGMISPPSANAAAVIGSGFPTSAASFDGSKPSTPDSSKTVVRAPSVASRESSTEWAVPHSSKLKYAQVFNSHDRGKTGFLTGVQARGILVQTQLPQHLLARIWGLSDIDMDGRLSCDEFVLAMHLCDVVRAGDKLPDTLPQELVPPTFRRPSLVNAASGSLTSPKGPSTPESNVQGLIATSPPPTDDMKMMSPVSFEDKRKENFDKGQAELDKRRKALAEQQRREQEERERKEREEYERKEKLRLEQERRQQAELEKKLAKQREIEMEKEEQRRKMLEQREAARKEMERQRQLEWQKQRLQELLQQRQKEQEKVALLRANHQRLQTELSVLDDRVMELSSKIIETRTGVAETKNTIDGMRTTRDTQMAQLSTLKTQLREQNQRLLTVSQEKVRLEAKNRMNAATTPNANEAETIQNTTARQIALNQTKEKLDALTEELNSKLEDSENNNAQLSSLRTEMSMLARTCQETHKSYLKKREEVLLLRATGGKQQSWSNDSWSDSTNSWPVSAGTTPAIVDNSSKSGLTRYRALYEFVARNGDEISFQPGDIIMVTESLSNEPGWLSGEVRGHVGWFPEAYVEKMDQAGWSDAGGTVAVSSIDSPMAGAKRHPLEGIQELPENVSDNGSIADAGAAVSLALEAAHSAFMPVTTKVSEESSSPILGQGEIVDNLKAEAIYVWQGKKDNHLSFNKGDVILVREQQDLWWFGQCNDRSGWFPKSFVSLFHTDTAPQSPKAVISAQNSKGLEENYYIAMYPYESNEPGDLSFVAGEMVTIIKKDGDWWTGTIGARTGVFPSNYVQKAELQYEAAADSEVEAASAAADAAAAAAVAKTVAPAVKTTTQADSKRPNTAPIDSEFESSVSGIPRAASAASSGAPSPSNMGRGSKKPEIATVIAPYSATSSEQLSLQRGQLIMIRKKSASGWWEGELQAKGRKRQLGWFPASYVKVLSSSGGSSRTTPVPAEMEDEMPQIPPAAPTETEISAAFEVNNGSALDQVVALFPYTAQNEDELSFLQGDVLIIIDREDPAWWRGELKGQTGLFPSNYVEVMGSLAASAALGAAASSASSNITSTSTSQWATMRKAETADLSSLSPTEQKRQIVIQELMNTEENYMEDMSIVNEVFQKPMVESGVVKLEDVETIFVNWKDIIACNNTFLRALRIRKKMSPGGIVQAVGDILVDCLPHMSPYIRFCSRQLNAAALIQRRHESVPEFRALLKKCQLHPKVKGMPLTSFLLKPMQRITKYPLLIKKILESTDESHPDRLLLDEALVKAEELCNQVNEGVREQENSDRLEWLQRRVQIEGLDEQLVFNSITNMLGPRKLIHFGPLKKIKSNKELLAFVFNDFLMFTTVNKPLASINLQFLFDKKSSVALKMYRKPIFLREMTVVPGENHPADGGNENDTVPTRFTIQDTNCKLLLTSTSSAERILWLRKLEEARKHCLLTERAVLQRQRSKQNEGNVCGRLLVLVMEAENLQASSETVRQRPPVGKLRVVVAEGLALTSRGNLKGKSDTFCEVYLGSQEHRTKVVPKSLNPKWNASMQFLVKDLQQDVLCVTVLDRDYFSPNEFLGRTEIRIADVLQDSKIYRGPLIKRLPLYEVESGEIVLKLDLQLFNRR; from the exons A TGTCAAAACCTGTGTTGCCGAACATGGATCCGTTCGTCATTTTACCACAAGAAAAAGCTCGTTATGTAGAACAATTCAACTCATTGAAACCGGCTGGTGGATTTGTTAGCGGCGACCAAGCCAAAGGGTTTCTTTTGCAATCTCAACTCCCACCTGTAATCCTGGGACATATTTG GGAACTTGCTGACATAAATTCTGATGGCAAGCTTGATTTCACTGAATTTAGCATTGCTTGCAAGTTGATAAATGCTAAACTTCGAGGATTTGATATTCCAAAAGTCTTGCCacccaatttgaaaaattctgctTCTGCTGGTGTTG CTTCATCTGCTGGAACTCCTCCTTCATCTATGATGGGTGCTCCACTAGTCCCACTTGGAATGGTTTCAACTGGAGCAGTCCCTCCCATGACCATGCATTCAGCTGCACCAGTTCTGGCTGCAGGGCCCCAGCCAACCAATCAACCTTTGGTTCAGCCTATG ATGCAGCCAGTAATGCAGCCCATGATGCAGAATATGATGCAGCCAACGATGCAGCCCGCTATGCAGCCCTCTATGCAACCCACGATGCAACCCACGATGCAGCCCATGATGCAGCCCATGATGCAGCCTATGATGCAGCCTATGATGCAACCCATGGTGCAGCCAATAATATCATCAAATCTTCCACTACTTATGCAAGGCGCAGGGTCTCCTGTTGGTTTACCTTTAATGGCAACCAATATGCAAAGTCCAACTGGAATGATTTCACCTCCTTCGGCTAATGCCGCTGCTGTTATTGGATCAGGATTTCCCACTTCGGCAGCAAGTTTCGACGGTTCGAAGCCAAGTACTCCTGACTCGTCAAAAACAGTGGTTCGGGCTCCATCAGTCGCTAGCAGAGAGTC GTCAACTGAATGGGCAGTTCCGCATTCCTCAAAGTTGAAGTATGCCCAAGTTTTTAATAGTCATGATCGAGGAAAAACGGGCTTCTTGACAGGTGTTCAAGCTCGTGGAATTCTAGTTCAAACTCAGCTGCCACAGCATTTATTGGCCCGCATCTG GGGATTGTCGGACATTGATATGGATGGGCGCTTGTCGTGCGACGAGTTCGTATTAGCTATGCATTTATGCGACGTTGTACGAGCTGGAGATAAATTGCCAGATACATTACCGCAAGAACTCGTGCCGCCAACGTTTCGTCGTCCTAGTTTAGTGAATGCGGCATCCGGTTCGCTAACCAGTCCAAAAGGACCATCAACACCCGAGTCCAATGTACAAGGTTTGATCGCCACGTCACCACCACCTACCGACGACATGAAAATGATGTCTCCAGTTTCTTTCGAAGACAAGCGAAAAGAGAATTTCGATAAAG GGCAAGCTGAGcttgataaaagaagaaaagctttGGCTGAACAGCAGCGTCGTGagcaagaagaaagagagagaaaggagcgcgaagaatatgaaagaaaagagaagttgCGGCTGGAACAAGAACGCCGCCAACAAGCCGAACTGGAGAAGAAGTTGGCCAAACAACGCGAAATAGAAATG gaaaaagaagagcagcGTCGTAAAATGTTGGAGCAGCGCGAAGCCGCAAGAAAAGAGATGGAAAGGCAAAGGCAGTTGGAGTGGCAGAAACAGAGACTTCAAGAACTTCTACAGCAGAGGCAAAAAGAGCAGGAAAAAGTGGCGCTACTTCGGGCGAACCACCAACGTCTTCAGACGGAACTCTCTGTTCTG gatgACAGAGTAATGGAATTATCTTCCAAGATAATTGAAACTCGAACAGGCGTTGCCGAGACTAAGAATACAATCGACGGGATGCGTACTACTCGTGACACACAAATGGCTCAACTTTCGACACTAAAGACGCAGCTTCGTGAGCAAAATCAACGTCTTCTTACTGTTAGCCAAGAGAAAGTAAGGTTGGAAGCTAAAAATCGAATGAATGCAGCCACTACACCTAACGCCA ATGAAGCTGAAACGATACAGAATACTACTGCTCGTCAAATTGCGTTGAATCAGACAAAAGAGAAGCTCGATGCATTAACAGAAGAG CTGAATAGTAAGCTTGAAGATTCTGAAAATAACAACGCCCAATTAAGCAGTTTGAGAACGGAGATGTCCATGCTAGCTCGTACCTGCCAAGAAACTCACAAGTCATATCTTAAGAAGCGAGAGGAAGTTCTACTATTGCGTGCCACGGGTGGCAAGCAACAGTCTTGGAGTAACGATTCCTGGTCTGATTCAACTAATAGTTGGCCAGTTAGTGCAGGAACAACTCCTGCCATAGTAGACAACAGTTCCAAGTCAGGTCTCACTCGTTATCGGGCATTGTATGAGTTCGTGGCCCGTAATGGAGACGAAATCTCTTTCCAACCGGGCGATATAATCATG GTAACGGAGTCACTTTCAAACGAACCTGGTTGGCTGAGCGGTGAAGTGCGAGGCCATGTCGGTTGGTTCCCAGAGGCCTATGTGGAGAAAATGGATCAAGCAGGATGGTCAGATGCTGGTGGTACTGTAGCTGTCAGTAGTATTGATAGTCCCATGGCTGGAGCAAAACGACATCCCCTGGAAGGTATTCAGGAACTGCCAGAAAATGTCAGTGACAACGGATCCATCGCGGATGCGGGTGCAGCTGTATCTTTGGCATTAGAGGCGGCTCATTCCGCTTTTATGCCAGTTACAACTAAAGTATCGGAAGAATCATCTTCTCCCATCCTTGGCCAA GGAGAAATCGTCGATAATTTGAAAGCGGAAGCCATTTACGTTTGGCAAGGCAAAAAGGACAACCATCTCTCCTTCAACAAAGGAGACGTTATTCTTGTTCGCGAACAGCAAGACCTTTGGTGGTTTGGCCAGTGTAATGACCGAAGTGGTTGGTTCCCCAAGTCATTTGTTTCACTCTTCCACACCGATACTGCCCCACAATCTCCAAAGGCAGTTATTTCTGCGCAAAATAGCAAAG GTTTAGAAGAAAATTACTACATTGCTATGTACCCATACGAATCGAACGAGCCTGGAGATTTATCTTTCGTGGCTGGCGAAATGGTGACCATCATTAAAAAGGACGGAGACTGGTGGACTGGAACTATTGGAGCTCGAACCGGTGTGTTCCCTTCCAACTACGTGCAAAAAGCTGAGCTTCAATATGAAGCGGCAGCTGATTCCGAAGTTGAAGCTGCCTCAGCCGCTGCTGATGCTGCCGCGGCCGCTGCTGTTGCCAAAACAGTTGCTCCGGCAGTGAAGACAACGACTCAAGCAGATTCCAAGCGGCCTAATACTGCTCCAATCGATAGCGAATTTGAG TCGTCTGTTAGTGGAATTCCTCGAGCCGCTTCCGCAGCTTCTAGCGGTGCACCTTCACCTTCTAATATG GGACGGGGAAGCAAAAAGCCTGAAATTGCCACAGTAATAGCCCCTTACTCGGCAACTAGTAGTGAGCAGCTATCGCTACAACGAGGACAACTTATCATGATCCGGAAAAAATCTGCTTCTGGTTGGTGGGAAGGTGAACTTCAG GCAAAAGGTCGAAAACGTCAGTTAGGATGGTTCCCAGCGTCGTACGTTAAAGTATTGAGTAGTTCGGGAGGCAGTAGCCGCACTACACCTGTGCCCGCCGAAATGGAGGATGAAATGCCGCAAATCCCTCCTGCCGCTCCAACTGAAACTGAAATTAGCGCAGCGTTTGAAGTCAATAATGGTTCTGCGTTAG ATCAAGTAGTAGCTCTGTTTCCATATACTGCCCAAAACGAAGATGAACTGAGCTTCCTTCAAGGCGATGTCCTGATTATAATTGATCGTGAAGACCCGGCTTGGTGGCGTGGGGAATTAAAGGGCCAG ACCGGACTCTTCCCGTCTAACTATGTGGAAGTCATGGGTAGTTTGGCTGCCTCAGCAGCTCTTGGAGCAGCAGCTAGTTCTGCTAGTTCCAACATCACTTCCACCTCTACTTCTCAGT GGGCGACAATGAGGAAGGCCGAAACTGCAGACCTTTCCAGTCTTTCTCCTACTGAGCAAAAGCGACAGATTGTCATTCAAGAACTAATGAACACAGAGGAAAACTATATGGAGGACATGTCAATCGTCAATGAA GTGTTCCAAAAACCGATGGTAGAATCGGGTGTCGTCAAGTTGGAAGACGTTGAAACAATTTTCGTTAACTGGAAGGATATTATCGCTTGTAATAATACTTTCTTAAG GGCACTTCGTATCAGGAAGAAAATGAGTCCTGGCGGAATAGTTCAAGCCGTCGGTGATATTCTGGTCGATTGT CTTCCGCACATGTCGCCTTACATTCGTTTCTGCAGTAGGCAGCTTAACGCTGCCGCTCTAATTCAGCGACGCCACGAAAGTGTTCCAGAATTTCGCGCTCTATTGAAAAAATGCCAACTGCATCCAAAAGTGAAAGGGATGCCGTTAACATCGTTTTTGCTAAAGCCCATGCAGAGGATTACCAAATATCCCCTGTTGATCAAAAAG ATTTTAGAATCGACAGATGAAAGTCATCCTGATAGATTGTTGTTGGATGAAGCTCTTGTAAAGGCCGAAGAACTTTGTAATCAG GTAAACGAAGGCGTAAGGGAGCAAGAAAATTCAGATCGACTGGAATGGTTACAGCGAAGGGTTCAAATTGAAGGGTTAGACGAACAGCTTGTTTTTAACTCCATTACAAACATGCTGGGTCCTCGCAAACTCATCCATTTTGgtcctttaaaaaaa ATCAAAAGCAACAAGGAACTGCTGGCCTTCGTGTTCAATGATTTTCTAATGTTCACTACCGTCAACAAACCTTTAGCATCCATCAatcttcagtttctttttgataaGAAATCGAGTGTGGCGTTGAAGATGTACAGAAAG CCTATATTTCTCAGAGAAATGACAGTGGTGCCAGGGGAAAACCATCCCGCCGATGGTGGTAATGAAAATGACACAGTGCCGACGCGCTTCACCATTCAAGACACGAATTGTAAGTTGTTGCTGACGTCCACCAGTTCGGCCGAACGGATTCTGTGGTTGCGGAAACTAGAGGAAGCACGAAAACACTGCTTGCTGACGGAGCGAGCTGTCCTACAACGCCAAAGATCAA AACAAAATGAAGGCAATGTTTGCGGACGATTGCTGGTTTTGGTCATGGAAGCTGAAAATCTACAGGCCAGTTCGGAAACGG TAAGGCAAAGGCCCCCAGTAGGCAAGTTGCGAGTCGTCGTCGCCGAAGGCCTCGCTCTTACTTCACGGGGTAACTTAAAAG GAAAAAGCGACACTTTCTGTGAAGTCTATCTTGGATCGCAAGAACATCGAACCAAAGTGGTGCCTAAATCTCTCAACCCCAAGTGGAATGCGTCGATGCAGTTTTTAGTGAAAGACCTTCAGCAGGATGTCCTTTGTGTCACCGTGTTAGACCGCGATTACTTCTCACCAAACG AATTTCTGGGACGAACCGAGATTCGCATTGCTGATGTGCTGCAGGATTCAAAAATATATCGCGGCCCGCTCATCAAGCGGCTGCCTTTGTATGAGGTGGAATCGGGAGAAATCGTCCTCAAACTCGACCTTCAACTATTTAACCGCCGTTGA